The nucleotide window GAAGGTCTGGAGGTGGATGTAGAAAGCCTGCAGGCTCAGGACATGGACGGCCACGAAATAGGGGAAGAGGACATGGTGCACTCAGAACACAGTGTGATTATGCCGGACAATATCTTAGGAACAGAAGTTGCAATAGAGGAAGCTTTGGAACACCACCACGTGCTCACCTCGGACCTTATCCAGGATGCCAACCACCATGATGACATGTCCGACCAGGTGTTTGTAGCGGAGCTTCTCTCGGACCACCAGGATAACACTCTTGACCACCAGCTTGTAGCCGAGGGCTTGATGGTGACGGAGGCCAACACAGAGACCATCATCCACCAGCAACTTCCATCCGAGGCGGTTTCTTTGCAGATGGATGAGGACGACGACGGCAGGAGTAGCTCCGAAGATTACCTCATGATTTCATGTAAGATAGTCTTTGGTGTACAACGGCGTTTTGGAAGTGTTTCCGTTAGGGGTTTGAGTTCAGATCTTTTTGCTCTTTAGTGGACGAGGTGGGCGAGAAGCTGGACATAGGAGACACCCCTCTAGAAATTAGCACTGAGGTGATGGAAGACAAGGAGGGCAAGGAGGAGGATGGCGCAGAAGTCATCAAAGTCTACATTTTCAAAGCTGAGGCAGATGATGATTTGGGCAAGTGGCCAATCCGACTAGCACATGCTCTTTCGATGACGTGCGTTTGGAAATaacctcaattttttttcctccaggggGAACCGAGGTGATCACTGAGGATGATTACCAAAATGGCCACCCCGACCTCGAAGCTGCGTCGTCGGGAAGACTCGGAGTCGGCCGCGACAAGATGGTCTACATGGCCGTCAAGAAGCATCCAAAAatagaagaggaggaagaggaggacgacgacgagagcgacgacgatgatgacgatgacgacaTCAGTATGTTTTTCAGTGACTGTCACAAAAGCTTTGgtgcattttcttttaattcggCCAAAGGCTAAAAACATCAAAAGCTGTCAAGTTCACGATAGTCGGCCGCTGGCTGTGTGCAGGTAATACAATAGAGCAGGTGAAAAACGGAGCTTCGACGCAGTTCCTACAAATCCGAGAAGGTTTGGCCATGAACCGTGTCCTCAAAGCAAAAgccaagaaaaagaagaaagggGACATCCGGCAGTGTCAAACCGGTAAGAAAGGGTCACGCTCTTTTGTTAGCGCTCGATCTCAATAACTTGCGAGTTGACTCCTCTTTCAGCTGTCATCATCGGGCCCGACGGCTTGCCTTTGACCGTTTACCCGTGCCACATTTGCGGGAAGAAGTTCCGCTCACGAGGCTTCCTCAAATGCCACATGAAAAACCACCCGGACCACCTCCTGAAGAAAAAGTACCAGTGCACAGACTGCGACTTCACCACCAACAAGAAATTGAGTTTCCACAACCATCTGGAGAGTCACAAGCTGCTGAGCCACAACAGCGAGCGCTCCCCGGAATACACGGAGTACACGCGGCGCTATCACGAGTCCAGCCCGCTGGGCTCGGACAAGCTCATCGTCAAGGACCGCGAGACCAAGCTGCATCACTGCAAGTATTGCGACTACGAGACGGCCGAGCAGGGCCTGCTCAACCGTCACCTGCTGGCCGTGCACAGCAAGAACTTTGCGCACGTGTGCGTTGAGTGCGCCAAAGGCTTCCGCCACCCGTCCGAGCTGAAGAAGCACATGCGGACCCACACGGGCGAGAAACCCTATCACTGTCCACACTGCGAGTTCCGCTGCGCGGATCAGTCCAACCTAAAGACTCACATCAAAAGCAAGCACGGCGCCGACCTGCCCTTCAAGTGCAGCCACTGCCCGCAGGCGTACGCCGACGCCCGGGAGCTCCAGCGCCACATCGAGATGGTGCAAGGCCACAAGACGCACCAGTGCCCGCACTGCGATCACAAGAGCACCAACTCCAGCGACCTGAAGCGGCACATCATCTCGGTGCACACCAAGGACTTTCCCCACCAGTGCGACGTGTGCGAGAAAGGCTTCCACCGGCCCTCGGAATTGAAGAAGCACGCCGAGACGCACAAGGGCAGCAAGGTGCACCAGTGCCGGCACTGTAACTTCAACGCCCCCGACACCTTCACCCTGAGTCGCCACATCCTGTCCCTCCACACCAAGGAACTGCCGTTTAAGTGCAAGCGCTGCCGGCGAGGCTTCCGACAACCGGCCGAGCTCAAAAAACACATGAAGACGCACAGCGGCCGCAAGGTTTATCAGTGCCAGTATTGCGAGTACAACAGTACGGACGCTTCGGGCTTCAAGCGCCACGTCATCTCCATTCACACCAAGGACTACCCCCACCGCTGCGACTACTGCACCAAGGGCTTCAGGAGGCCTTCGGAAAAGAGCCAACACATAGCCAGACACCACAAAGACATATTAATGTAACGCCATCATCACACTTCAAATCGCCCCACCCCGTTTGCACCCCAGTAAATCTGTGTCACACAACCGGATGTCATTTTagtgtattaaaaataaacaaaaaaaaaataacatcaacaacaacaaaaaaagaacggTGTCGTAGGCTGTTGAAGGCAACAATGTTATATTTGCCCTTCAGTGTTGTCATGGGTTTAAACTCCTAAAGCCAGAACACATTTTAGATGGGAATGAAATCTTTTGGGGTTTGGGGGGTGCACTGAGTGGGACAAgtgtaaattgtttttgttttttttttgcagagaatCACATAAGAACATATATTCAGGGTTTCAAATGTCTATATTTTTATACCCACTCGGCTGAAATGCTGCAGGAGAATAACTTTCacggaaaaaaaacgaaagacGCAGGTTCATGAGCATAATATCAACTATACTATCTTTATTGCCCAGTTTTAACACCAACCTAGTGATCAAGCACCATGAAGGCGTTTTTTTTGCGACACTCACCGACACGACGCACCTTAGCTCAGTTTTTCTTTTCACCTCTTTACCTCGCTTACCTGACCGcaattcattcaaaaaatgtattcaatgtTGAATCATGGTTTGGGGACTGATACACACCGGTCAAGTCTAACACGTATGATTAAGATGGTGCTACATAGGCTTTTAAGAATTTGGTTAAGGGTCGGCGTTGTGTTCGCTAAGGATCGAAGCGACCATAAAGCGGGTTCCCTGTGACGCGTTTAACTGTACGGTTGCAATCATGCCTTacatctgtcatttttttcccctcccctaAGCACTGATGAGCAAGTTCAGTTTGAAaagaagtttttttaattttttttttaactcaatgaTACTGTACCGATACCATTCTCTCATGGCGTTCGGGTCAGTAGAAGGCACTTTAATAacgtagtttttttttgtattttaattacaAATGTGTTTGGGTTTTTATGTATATGGACGAATCTACATATGAAATCTTAGTAAATGATTACACGGCCTCGTGAGCGGGTAAATGTTATCTATAGCAAGTGGGCACAATACCGTTTTTGTGGCAAGTGACGGGTGACGCGATTTATTTTTCGGTTCCATGGCGAAGTGTTTGGGTTTTGTGTTTGCTTTGTGCTCACTAACAAATTTGCCACACCTTCAACCTCCCAGTCCTCTACGTAAACCTAGCCCAATCCCAACATATGGGATTATATTCTCGTCGGTGGTCATCACAATGGCATTAGTCTATAAGTATGCACAGATGCTGTCTCCATGGAATTGTGGTATATATTAAAATCCCTGCATTTCATATACCTTAATCTATATTTCCTTTCGGTCTGATTGTGGATAAACTACTGGTGGGAAgaaaccaaaataaacaaatatcttTTTAAGCCTTATGTCTTTTCTGGTTGGTAAACCCGCATCCAGCCGCAAAATAGTATTCAACGTGGTGTTCAAAACCAAGTTTTGCGTCgttaaaatttgaaaaagcCACGTGTAGCTTCatgttcaatcttttttttttgcaattaatgaaatgaaatatttaatattgCTTGCCTGAATGGACTTTCCAATTTATGTACACTAAAACTACAGAATTGACTACAGCACCTCTTACAAACAGACATGTCAGCCTGTACCCTTTCCTGACAACATTTCTTGCATTCTGACAAGGTTGCCAATGGCAACCGCCAAGGTAATACTACTGATCAGAATGCTGGTCATAAATCTCCCCTTTATCTCACCGCATCATCTCAGTCCAACTTGAGAGGCTGTCTTATAAAGGAAGCATTACAACGTCCGCGTCGCTGCTGTCACAACTCAATTATAAGTTTGTTTGGTGTCCCAAGTGGTATCTCAAGTAACTTGATAGTAGGGTCACTACTATctcaaggagaaaaaaatccttgcACACACATTTCATGATCTCAAATGACTGCTTTCAAGTATTATTATGAAACAGCATATGAACACAGTGTCAAATGATTTTAGTAGCGATGTTTCTAATCCAATTAAGTCTTCATGTTATTTTCAGGAAATCGGAATAGggtaaaaatattgttttttaaaatatatttctattgATGGCCATTATTTACAATGCTGGAACAAACTTTCCAGAAtgaagagagagacaaaatcATAAACAAAACAGTTAATCACATTGAATGAGCATTGAGTGGCATTTGAGGAAGCCTCGTGAGCATGAATTTCTTTAATATAGGTTTATTAATGTAAAAGTAAATATCTTAAAGGTAATTTGTGTGCAACCTTATtttgctttgcaaaaaaaatgttttcacttcgctaaaaaaacatttccgtCCTAATAACTCTTTTTATATGGCTATAAcgttgaaaaaaatacagatcaTTGGTATCGAATCAGAACTTTAAAATGTGGTGACACAGAAttgcatgcaaaaaatgaaaaatgtcattgcGGCATCCCTAGTTTTTAGTATTTCTATTTACGTCACAAACCAGCTCAACAACAAATATGttataattaacaaaaaaaggcatttcCTTGAATTTATTTACGATATAcacactaagaaaaaaacccaaaacta belongs to Stigmatopora argus isolate UIUO_Sarg chromosome 9, RoL_Sarg_1.0, whole genome shotgun sequence and includes:
- the LOC144082375 gene encoding zinc finger protein 711-like isoform X1; the encoded protein is MDQGGGVLELHTQELKMPHAMIMQDFVAGMGGLAHIDGDHIVVSVPEGMLLSDVMTDEGILLEHGLEVEGLETQVVEGLETEVVGSLHGDVEGLEAEVVDGLQTHVVELEAQVVEGLEGDVEVEGLCEAHVVEGLETEVDVEDLEAHVVEGLEEEVEVEGLEAEVVEGLEVDVESLQAQDMDGHEIGEEDMVHSEHSVIMPDNILGTEVAIEEALEHHHVLTSDLIQDANHHDDMSDQVFVAELLSDHQDNTLDHQLVAEGLMVTEANTETIIHQQLPSEAVSLQMDEDDDGRSSSEDYLMISLDEVGEKLDIGDTPLEISTEVMEDKEGKEEDGAEVIKVYIFKAEADDDLGGTEVITEDDYQNGHPDLEAASSGRLGVGRDKMVYMAVKKHPKIEEEEEEDDDESDDDDDDDDISMFFSDCHKSFGNTIEQVKNGASTQFLQIREGLAMNRVLKAKAKKKKKGDIRQCQTAVIIGPDGLPLTVYPCHICGKKFRSRGFLKCHMKNHPDHLLKKKYQCTDCDFTTNKKLSFHNHLESHKLLSHNSERSPEYTEYTRRYHESSPLGSDKLIVKDRETKLHHCKYCDYETAEQGLLNRHLLAVHSKNFAHVCVECAKGFRHPSELKKHMRTHTGEKPYHCPHCEFRCADQSNLKTHIKSKHGADLPFKCSHCPQAYADARELQRHIEMVQGHKTHQCPHCDHKSTNSSDLKRHIISVHTKDFPHQCDVCEKGFHRPSELKKHAETHKGSKVHQCRHCNFNAPDTFTLSRHILSLHTKELPFKCKRCRRGFRQPAELKKHMKTHSGRKVYQCQYCEYNSTDASGFKRHVISIHTKDYPHRCDYCTKGFRRPSEKSQHIARHHKDILM
- the LOC144082375 gene encoding zinc finger protein 711-like isoform X2, which translates into the protein MDQGGGVLELHTQELKMPHAMIMQDFVAGMGGLAHIDGDHIVVSVPEGMLLSDVMTDEGILLEHGLEVEGLETQVVEGLETEVVGSLHGDVEGLEAEVVDGLQTHVVELEAQVVEGLEGDVEVEGLCEAHVVEGLETEVDVEDLEAHVVEGLEEEVEVEGLEAEVVEGLEVDVESLQAQDMDGHEIGEEDMVHSEHSVIMPDNILGTEVAIEEALEHHHVLTSDLIQDANHHDDMSDQVFVAELLSDHQDNTLDHQLVAEGLMVTEANTETIIHQQLPSEAVSLQMDEDDDGRSSSEDYLMISLDEVGEKLDIGDTPLEISTEVMEDKEGKEEDGAEVIKVYIFKAEADDDLGGTEVITEDDYQNGHPDLEAASSGRLGVGRDKMVYMAVKKHPKIEEEEEEDDDESDDDDDDDDISNTIEQVKNGASTQFLQIREGLAMNRVLKAKAKKKKKGDIRQCQTAVIIGPDGLPLTVYPCHICGKKFRSRGFLKCHMKNHPDHLLKKKYQCTDCDFTTNKKLSFHNHLESHKLLSHNSERSPEYTEYTRRYHESSPLGSDKLIVKDRETKLHHCKYCDYETAEQGLLNRHLLAVHSKNFAHVCVECAKGFRHPSELKKHMRTHTGEKPYHCPHCEFRCADQSNLKTHIKSKHGADLPFKCSHCPQAYADARELQRHIEMVQGHKTHQCPHCDHKSTNSSDLKRHIISVHTKDFPHQCDVCEKGFHRPSELKKHAETHKGSKVHQCRHCNFNAPDTFTLSRHILSLHTKELPFKCKRCRRGFRQPAELKKHMKTHSGRKVYQCQYCEYNSTDASGFKRHVISIHTKDYPHRCDYCTKGFRRPSEKSQHIARHHKDILM